From a region of the Pseudomonadaceae bacterium SI-3 genome:
- a CDS encoding PTS system fructose-like transporter subunit IIB, giving the protein MNLLIVTACPNGMVTSVLTSRLLEAAAHRMGWSTAVEVHDPKAIGSPLTPAQIANADLVVVVKTGPLSLQRFVGKRVAQSTPSEALLDPEAFLRSAAETASELQEADDAEATPTNGKPKLVAITACPTGVAHTFMAAEALQQAAIRKGYDLQVETRGSVGARNVLEAQAIEEADVVLLAADIEVDVARFAGKRVFRCGTGVALKQPDATLDRALEEGAVLSGGVAATSASGEQKGEKTGVYKHLLTGVSYMLPMVVAGGLLIALSFVFGIEAFKEEGTLAAALMKIGGETAFQLMVPLLAGYIAYSIADRPGLAPGMIGGLLAGTLGAGFIGGIIAGFVAGYAAKAVSRWIPLPASIESLKPILIIPLLASLVTGLVMIYVVGTPVAKMLAGLTEFLDTMGTSNAILLGLLLGTMMCVDLGGPVNKAAYAFSVGLLASQSYAPMAATMAAGMVPPIGMGIATLIARRKFAQTEREAGKAALVLGCCFISEGAIPFAAKDPLRVIPASIAGGALTGALSMAFGAKLLAPHGGLFVLLIPNAINHALLYLLAILAGSLVTGVVYAVIKRPEAQPLAVGAAA; this is encoded by the coding sequence ATGAATCTTCTCATCGTCACGGCCTGCCCCAACGGAATGGTCACCAGCGTGCTGACGTCACGCCTGCTCGAAGCGGCTGCCCATCGTATGGGTTGGTCGACGGCCGTCGAAGTCCACGATCCCAAGGCCATCGGCTCACCGCTGACGCCCGCGCAGATAGCCAATGCGGATCTCGTCGTTGTTGTGAAAACGGGGCCGCTGTCGCTGCAACGCTTCGTCGGCAAACGCGTGGCGCAATCGACGCCGTCCGAAGCGCTGCTCGACCCCGAGGCCTTCCTGCGCAGCGCTGCCGAAACGGCGAGCGAGTTACAAGAGGCAGATGACGCCGAGGCTACCCCGACCAACGGCAAGCCCAAGCTGGTGGCCATTACCGCCTGCCCGACCGGGGTAGCGCATACCTTCATGGCCGCCGAAGCCTTGCAACAAGCCGCCATCCGCAAGGGTTACGACCTACAGGTGGAAACCCGCGGTTCGGTGGGTGCGCGCAACGTGCTCGAAGCACAGGCCATCGAAGAGGCCGATGTGGTGCTGCTGGCTGCGGACATCGAGGTGGATGTGGCTAGGTTCGCTGGCAAGCGGGTGTTTCGCTGCGGCACCGGTGTGGCCCTTAAACAACCCGACGCCACCCTTGATCGCGCGCTTGAAGAGGGTGCGGTACTCAGCGGTGGTGTGGCCGCCACGAGCGCAAGTGGTGAGCAGAAAGGTGAGAAGACTGGCGTCTACAAGCACCTGCTCACCGGCGTCTCCTACATGCTGCCGATGGTGGTGGCCGGTGGTTTGCTGATCGCGCTGTCGTTCGTATTCGGCATCGAGGCCTTCAAGGAGGAGGGAACGCTGGCTGCCGCCTTGATGAAGATCGGCGGCGAAACGGCTTTCCAGTTGATGGTGCCGCTGCTCGCGGGTTACATCGCCTATTCCATCGCCGACCGTCCGGGTCTAGCGCCGGGGATGATTGGTGGCCTGCTGGCGGGGACCCTGGGTGCGGGCTTTATCGGCGGCATCATTGCCGGCTTCGTGGCCGGTTATGCAGCCAAGGCGGTCAGCCGCTGGATTCCCTTGCCGGCCAGTATCGAATCGCTCAAGCCGATCTTGATCATTCCGCTGCTGGCGAGTCTGGTGACGGGACTGGTGATGATCTACGTCGTCGGCACGCCAGTAGCGAAGATGCTCGCCGGGCTCACCGAATTCCTCGACACCATGGGCACCTCCAACGCCATCCTGCTCGGGCTGTTGCTGGGCACCATGATGTGCGTCGACCTGGGCGGGCCGGTGAACAAGGCGGCGTATGCCTTTTCGGTGGGTTTGCTGGCATCGCAGAGCTACGCGCCGATGGCGGCGACCATGGCAGCGGGCATGGTGCCGCCCATCGGCATGGGCATCGCCACGTTGATCGCACGGCGCAAGTTCGCACAGACCGAGCGTGAAGCCGGCAAGGCGGCGCTGGTGCTGGGTTGCTGCTTCATCTCTGAAGGCGCGATTCCCTTCGCCGCCAAGGACCCGCTGAGAGTGATTCCGGCGAGTATCGCCGGCGGTGCGCTGACCGGTGCGCTGTCCATGGCCTTCGGCGCGAAGCTTCTGGCGCCGCATGGCGGGCTGTTCGTACTGCTGATTCCCAACGCCATCAATCACGCATTGCTTTATCTGCTGGCGATCCTGGCCGGCAGCCTGGTGACCGGGGTGGTTTACGCGGTGATCAAGCGGCCCGAGGCGCAGCCGCTTGCCGTTGGCGCTGCGGCCTGA
- the pfkB gene encoding 1-phosphofructokinase gives MARVLTVTLNPALDLTVRLPSLRVGEVNRSENLQVHAAGKGLNVAQVLADLGHQLTVTGFLGEGNPQAFEQLFAARGFADEFVRVPGDTRSNIKLAEADGQVTDINGPGLKVSEAHCTELLTRLERLAPAHDLVVVAGSLPRGIDSQWFVQLLQALKRLGMRVALDTSGAALRDGLAATPWLIKPNEVELAEARGIEITESSALAAEARRLQAEGIEHVVVSQGAGGVSWFSPGAGLHAYPPKVRVVSTVGAGDSLLAGMLHGLLEGWPAERTLTHATAIAAQAVGQVGFGITDTAQLAELQAAVRLQPLSQ, from the coding sequence ATGGCTCGCGTTCTGACCGTCACGCTGAACCCGGCGCTGGATCTGACCGTGCGGCTGCCATCGTTGCGCGTGGGCGAGGTCAATCGCAGTGAAAACCTGCAGGTCCATGCTGCCGGCAAAGGCCTCAACGTGGCGCAGGTGCTGGCCGATCTCGGCCATCAGCTGACCGTCACCGGTTTTCTCGGCGAGGGCAATCCGCAGGCCTTCGAGCAACTATTCGCCGCGCGTGGATTTGCCGACGAATTCGTCCGCGTGCCGGGCGATACCCGCAGCAACATCAAGCTCGCCGAAGCGGACGGGCAGGTCACCGACATCAACGGCCCGGGGCTCAAGGTGAGCGAGGCGCACTGCACGGAGCTGCTGACGCGGCTCGAACGGCTTGCACCGGCCCATGACCTCGTAGTGGTCGCGGGCAGTTTGCCGCGTGGCATCGACAGCCAGTGGTTCGTTCAGCTGTTGCAGGCGCTCAAGAGACTCGGCATGCGGGTGGCGCTGGATACCAGTGGTGCCGCGCTGCGCGACGGGCTGGCCGCCACGCCTTGGTTGATCAAACCCAACGAGGTAGAGCTGGCCGAGGCCCGAGGCATCGAGATCACCGAGTCGTCTGCTCTGGCAGCCGAAGCGCGACGACTGCAAGCCGAAGGCATCGAGCACGTGGTGGTCTCCCAGGGTGCCGGCGGCGTGAGCTGGTTCTCGCCCGGTGCCGGGCTGCACGCTTATCCGCCCAAGGTCCGGGTGGTCAGCACCGTTGGGGCGGGGGACTCGCTGCTGGCCGGCATGCTCCATGGGCTGCTCGAGGGCTGGCCAGCGGAACGCACACTCACTCACGCCACTGCCATCGCTGCTCAGGCGGTCGGGCAGGTCGGCTTCGGCATCACCGACACGGCGCAGCTGGCCGAACTCCAGGCCGCAGTGCGTCTCCAGCCGCTGAGCCAATAA
- the ptsP gene encoding phosphoenolpyruvate--protein phosphotransferase, translating to MLELNAQHIHMHQAAADKPAALALLGEVLVADGLVAPGYLDGLRAREAQGSTFLGQGLAIPHGTPETRDQVFTTGVRLLHFPAGVDWGNGQQVYLAIGIAARSDEHLRLLQLLTRALGEGDLSEALQKAESPEAIIDLLQGAPQALALDGELVGLGVAADDFDELAWQGVKLLKRAQCVEPGFNASLPMSQALPLGDGLWWLSSEQSVQSPGLAFVTPTSNLEHLGQPLNGLFVLASLGEAHQAMLERLCNLLIEGRGQELSQATSSRVVLEALGGEVPADWPSAQVPLANAHGLHARPAKALTEVAQAFDGEIRVRLAGSESAGVSVKSLSKLLAMGAHRGQVLEFIAEPSIADDALPALVRAVEEGLGEEVEPLPAAGETEQPVIATQPDESAIEQAALRPGDQVNGIAASPGIAIGPVLVRKPQVIDYPKRGESLAAELQRLDAALDKVHAEIGTLIEASQVVSIRDIFTTHQAMLRDPALREDVQVRLQNGLSAEAAWMEEIESAAQQQEALHDKLLAERAADLRDVGRRVLACLTGVEAEQAPDEPYILVMDEVAPSDVATLNAQRVAGILTAGGGATSHSAIIARALGIPAIVGAGPGVLGLAPNTLLLLDGERGELLVAPTDAQLEQARRERAAREERKRLADERRMEPAITRDGHHVEIAANIGAAGETPEAVAMGAEGIGLLRTELVFMNHSQAPDQATQEAEYRRVLEALEGRPLVVRTLDVGGDKPLPYWPMPAEENPFLGVRGIRLSLQRPDILETQLRALLASADGRPLRIMFPMVGNIDEWRTAKAMVDRLRVELPVADLQVGIMIEIPSAALIAPVLAQEVDFFSIGTNDLTQYTLAIDRGHPTLSGQADGLHPAVLRLIGMTVEAAHAHGKWVGVCGELAADALAVPMLVGLGVDELSVSARSIALVKARVREVDFAACQQLAKQALMLPGAHEVRAFVGEHC from the coding sequence ATGCTTGAGTTGAATGCACAGCACATCCACATGCATCAGGCCGCGGCGGACAAGCCAGCGGCGTTGGCTCTGCTGGGCGAGGTTCTGGTCGCCGACGGACTGGTCGCGCCGGGCTACCTCGACGGGCTGCGCGCGCGCGAAGCGCAGGGCTCGACCTTTCTCGGTCAGGGCCTTGCGATTCCGCATGGCACGCCGGAAACCCGCGATCAGGTGTTCACCACTGGCGTGCGGCTGCTGCATTTTCCGGCCGGCGTCGACTGGGGCAATGGTCAGCAGGTGTACCTTGCCATCGGCATCGCGGCGCGCTCGGATGAACATCTGCGGCTGCTGCAACTGCTGACCCGAGCGTTGGGCGAGGGCGATCTGAGCGAGGCGCTGCAGAAGGCCGAAAGCCCCGAAGCCATCATCGACCTGCTGCAGGGCGCGCCGCAGGCGTTGGCGCTGGACGGCGAACTGGTGGGCCTGGGCGTCGCCGCCGATGATTTCGACGAGTTGGCCTGGCAAGGCGTCAAACTGCTCAAGCGTGCCCAATGCGTGGAGCCAGGCTTCAATGCCAGCCTGCCGATGAGCCAGGCGTTGCCGCTGGGCGATGGCCTCTGGTGGCTCAGTAGCGAGCAGTCGGTGCAAAGCCCGGGGCTCGCGTTCGTCACGCCAACCTCGAACCTTGAGCATCTGGGCCAGCCGCTGAATGGCCTGTTCGTGCTGGCCAGCCTGGGCGAAGCGCATCAGGCCATGCTTGAGCGCCTGTGCAACCTGTTGATCGAAGGGCGCGGCCAGGAGCTGAGCCAGGCGACTTCCAGCCGCGTGGTGCTCGAAGCGCTGGGCGGCGAGGTACCGGCAGATTGGCCCAGCGCTCAGGTGCCGCTGGCCAACGCCCATGGGTTGCATGCGCGCCCGGCCAAGGCGCTGACCGAAGTGGCTCAAGCTTTCGATGGCGAGATTCGCGTGCGCCTGGCCGGCAGCGAGAGCGCCGGGGTGTCGGTCAAGAGCCTGAGCAAATTGCTGGCGATGGGGGCGCATCGTGGTCAGGTGCTGGAGTTCATTGCCGAGCCTTCCATCGCCGACGATGCACTGCCGGCGCTGGTGCGCGCGGTGGAAGAAGGGCTGGGCGAAGAGGTCGAGCCCTTGCCGGCAGCTGGGGAGACGGAGCAACCCGTCATCGCAACGCAACCCGATGAGTCGGCCATCGAGCAGGCGGCTCTGCGCCCGGGCGATCAGGTAAACGGCATTGCTGCTTCGCCGGGCATCGCCATCGGTCCGGTGCTGGTGCGCAAGCCGCAGGTGATCGACTACCCCAAGCGCGGCGAATCGCTAGCGGCGGAGTTGCAACGTCTGGATGCTGCGCTGGACAAGGTCCATGCCGAAATCGGCACGCTGATCGAGGCAAGCCAGGTCGTCAGCATTCGCGACATCTTCACCACTCACCAGGCCATGCTCCGTGATCCGGCGCTGCGCGAAGACGTGCAGGTGCGGCTGCAGAACGGGCTGAGCGCCGAAGCGGCCTGGATGGAAGAGATCGAGAGCGCGGCGCAGCAGCAGGAGGCACTTCACGACAAACTGCTGGCCGAGCGCGCCGCCGACCTGCGTGACGTGGGCCGCCGCGTGCTGGCCTGCCTGACCGGCGTCGAAGCCGAGCAGGCCCCGGACGAACCCTACATTCTGGTGATGGACGAAGTGGCGCCTTCAGACGTTGCCACGCTCAACGCCCAGCGCGTCGCCGGCATCCTCACCGCGGGCGGTGGCGCTACATCCCACAGCGCCATCATTGCCCGGGCGCTGGGGATTCCGGCCATCGTCGGTGCAGGTCCTGGCGTGCTCGGGTTGGCGCCCAACACCCTGCTATTGCTCGACGGCGAGCGCGGCGAACTGCTGGTCGCCCCGACCGATGCGCAGCTGGAACAGGCCAGGCGCGAACGCGCGGCTCGCGAGGAGCGCAAGCGCCTGGCCGACGAGCGCCGCATGGAGCCGGCCATTACCCGCGACGGTCATCATGTCGAGATCGCCGCCAACATCGGCGCAGCCGGCGAAACCCCTGAGGCCGTGGCGATGGGTGCTGAAGGCATCGGTTTGCTGCGCACCGAACTGGTGTTCATGAACCATTCCCAGGCGCCGGACCAGGCGACCCAGGAGGCCGAGTACCGCCGCGTGCTGGAAGCCCTCGAAGGCCGGCCGCTGGTGGTTCGCACGCTCGACGTTGGTGGTGACAAGCCGCTGCCGTACTGGCCGATGCCCGCCGAGGAGAATCCCTTCCTCGGCGTGCGCGGGATTCGCCTGAGCCTGCAGCGACCGGACATCCTCGAAACCCAGCTACGCGCCTTGCTCGCCTCGGCCGATGGCCGCCCGCTGCGGATCATGTTCCCCATGGTCGGCAATATCGACGAGTGGCGCACCGCCAAAGCCATGGTCGACCGCCTGCGCGTTGAGCTGCCGGTGGCCGATCTGCAGGTGGGCATCATGATCGAGATACCGTCCGCCGCGCTGATCGCGCCGGTGCTGGCGCAGGAGGTCGACTTCTTCAGCATCGGCACCAACGACCTGACGCAATACACACTGGCCATCGACCGCGGCCATCCGACGCTTTCCGGTCAGGCGGACGGGCTGCATCCGGCGGTGTTGCGCCTGATCGGCATGACGGTCGAGGCGGCCCATGCCCATGGCAAGTGGGTCGGCGTGTGCGGCGAACTGGCCGCTGATGCGCTCGCCGTGCCGATGCTGGTGGGCCTGGGCGTCGATGAGCTGAGCGTCTCGGCGCGCAGCATTGCCCTGGTCAAGGCGCGGGTGCGCGAGGTGGATTTCGCTGCTTGCCAGCAGCTGGCCAAGCAGGCGCTGATGTTGCCGGGTGCCCATGAAGTACGCGCCTTCGTCGGGGAGCATTGCTGA
- a CDS encoding catabolite repressor/activator — MKLTDIARLANVSVTTASYVLNGKAAQRRISPATVERVMAVVEQQGFQLDQQAAGLRRGQSRTLGFIVPDLENPSYARLAKLLEQRARQRGYQLLIAGTDDEPDTERQVIQLLRSRRCDALIVASCLSADDQSYRKVQAAGTPVIALDRALDAGHFCSVVSDDCEAAALLTRSLAVPAAAHIAMISARPALPISQQREKGFRQALSQHTGQVSILRAEQFSRACGREQMLALLDRGPLPDALITTAYVLLEGVFDALRERDLLWPEHLRLATFGDAQLLDFLPIRVNAISQQHEQIAEQALEQAIRATEQGDYRPGVIAVERELKIRRF; from the coding sequence TTGAAACTGACCGACATCGCCCGCCTCGCCAACGTTTCGGTAACCACTGCCAGCTACGTGCTCAACGGCAAGGCTGCTCAACGGCGGATCAGCCCGGCCACGGTCGAGCGCGTCATGGCGGTAGTCGAGCAGCAGGGTTTTCAATTGGATCAGCAGGCCGCTGGCCTGCGTCGCGGGCAGTCGCGAACGCTGGGTTTCATCGTGCCGGATCTGGAAAACCCCAGTTACGCGCGCCTTGCCAAGTTGCTCGAGCAGCGCGCGCGGCAGCGCGGCTATCAGCTGCTGATAGCCGGGACCGACGACGAGCCGGACACCGAGCGTCAGGTCATCCAGCTGCTGCGCTCGCGCCGTTGCGATGCGTTGATCGTCGCCAGCTGCCTATCCGCCGACGACCAGAGCTATCGCAAGGTGCAGGCAGCTGGCACGCCGGTGATCGCCCTCGACCGTGCGCTCGACGCCGGGCACTTCTGTTCGGTGGTGAGCGATGACTGCGAAGCGGCCGCCCTGCTCACCCGCTCGCTGGCAGTGCCGGCCGCCGCGCATATCGCCATGATCAGTGCGCGCCCCGCGTTGCCCATCAGTCAGCAGCGCGAGAAAGGTTTTCGCCAGGCACTGTCGCAGCACACAGGGCAGGTCAGCATTCTGCGTGCCGAACAGTTCAGCCGCGCCTGCGGACGCGAGCAGATGCTCGCCCTGCTCGACCGCGGCCCGCTGCCCGATGCCCTCATCACCACCGCCTACGTGTTGCTCGAAGGTGTCTTCGATGCGCTGCGCGAGCGCGATCTGCTCTGGCCGGAGCACCTGCGGCTGGCAACCTTTGGTGACGCGCAGTTGCTGGATTTCCTGCCGATCCGGGTCAATGCGATTTCCCAGCAGCACGAGCAGATCGCCGAGCAGGCGTTGGAGCAGGCTATCCGCGCCACCGAGCAAGGCGACTATCGCCCCGGCGTCATCGCTGTCGAGCGTGAGCTGAAGATTCGCCGGTTCTGA
- a CDS encoding nucleotide pyrophosphohydrolase, whose amino-acid sequence MNIEQITQRLHAIRDQNDWQRFHSPKNLAMAASVEMAELVEIFQWQTEDESRQLSADKLAHAGQEVGDILMYLLLMCSELGIDMEQSLLAKLADNERRFAR is encoded by the coding sequence ATGAACATCGAACAGATCACCCAACGCCTGCACGCGATCCGCGACCAGAACGACTGGCAGCGCTTTCACAGCCCGAAAAACCTCGCCATGGCCGCCAGCGTGGAAATGGCCGAGCTGGTGGAAATCTTCCAATGGCAGACTGAGGACGAATCGCGCCAGCTCTCAGCCGACAAGCTCGCACACGCGGGCCAGGAAGTCGGCGACATCCTCATGTACCTGCTGCTGATGTGCAGCGAGCTGGGCATCGACATGGAACAGTCGCTGCTGGCGAAGCTTGCCGACAACGAACGGCGGTTCGCCCGATGA
- a CDS encoding SAM-dependent methyltransferase, translated as MSDRHFDELATRFAEKIYGGAKGAIRLAVLQADLTEILPGRPLRVLDIGAGLGHMSLWLAQQGHQVTLSEPAEPMLEGARKQFAEAGRNATFIQAPWQDVENHVEGRFDLVICHAVLEWLAEPQAILPVLHRLVAEDGWLSLAFYNRDALIYRNLLKGHFKKLRSQTYAGERQSLTPQQPLDPRELAAQLAPHWRVETTSGVRVFHDYMPADFQARTEPADLIEMELAYRRHPSFAGLGRYLHWLCRPL; from the coding sequence ATGAGCGATCGGCATTTCGATGAGCTGGCGACGCGCTTCGCCGAAAAAATCTACGGCGGCGCCAAGGGCGCGATCCGACTCGCCGTGCTGCAGGCCGACCTGACTGAAATACTGCCAGGGCGCCCGCTACGAGTCCTGGACATCGGTGCAGGCCTCGGCCACATGAGCCTGTGGCTGGCGCAGCAGGGCCATCAGGTCACGCTGTCGGAACCCGCCGAACCCATGCTGGAAGGCGCCCGCAAGCAGTTTGCCGAAGCCGGTCGAAACGCAACGTTCATCCAGGCACCCTGGCAGGACGTCGAAAACCACGTCGAGGGCCGGTTCGATCTGGTGATCTGCCATGCGGTGCTGGAATGGCTGGCTGAGCCTCAGGCGATCCTGCCGGTGCTGCATCGCCTGGTTGCCGAGGACGGCTGGCTCTCGCTGGCCTTCTATAACCGCGACGCGCTGATCTACCGCAACCTGCTCAAAGGCCATTTCAAGAAGCTGCGCAGTCAGACCTATGCCGGCGAGCGCCAGAGTCTGACACCGCAACAGCCGCTCGACCCACGCGAGCTGGCTGCGCAACTCGCGCCGCACTGGCGGGTCGAAACAACCAGTGGCGTGCGCGTCTTCCATGACTACATGCCCGCCGATTTCCAGGCCCGTACCGAGCCTGCCGACCTCATCGAGATGGAACTGGCCTACCGCCGCCATCCCAGCTTCGCCGGCCTCGGGCGTTACCTGCACTGGTTATGTCGGCCGCTTTGA
- a CDS encoding DUF4136 domain-containing protein, with product MSIRPALPLLCSLLGLSLAACQSSNPYTNESAPIPPAPPIERIQSPTYPAAPQDFSSYQNWSWRNPPAGTASLGTEELQEMISGALDQRGLRPAPTGAKGDVQISASAQMETRVRQVYDDYGPRVGVGAGRYGGYGPGYNTGYGIGGSTPVVRNYEEEVMTVRIEMIDSASGQTVWSNRAEARSGGDQAERKDAARAAVNRALADYPPR from the coding sequence ATGTCGATCCGCCCTGCACTGCCCCTGCTCTGTTCGCTGCTCGGCTTGAGCCTCGCGGCTTGCCAGAGCAGCAACCCGTACACCAACGAGTCCGCGCCGATCCCTCCTGCCCCGCCTATCGAACGTATCCAGTCGCCGACTTACCCGGCAGCACCGCAGGATTTTTCCAGCTACCAGAACTGGAGCTGGCGCAACCCACCGGCGGGCACAGCTTCGCTGGGCACCGAGGAGCTGCAGGAAATGATCTCCGGCGCGCTCGACCAACGCGGCTTGCGGCCTGCGCCAACGGGCGCCAAGGGCGACGTGCAGATCAGCGCCAGCGCGCAGATGGAGACGCGCGTGCGCCAGGTCTACGATGATTACGGGCCCCGAGTGGGCGTCGGTGCCGGTCGCTATGGTGGCTACGGCCCGGGCTACAACACAGGCTACGGCATTGGCGGCAGCACCCCGGTGGTACGCAACTATGAAGAGGAAGTGATGACGGTGCGCATCGAGATGATCGACAGCGCCTCCGGCCAGACCGTGTGGAGCAATCGCGCCGAGGCCCGCAGTGGCGGTGATCAGGCCGAGCGCAAGGACGCCGCACGAGCCGCCGTGAACCGCGCGCTTGCTGATTACCCACCGCGCTGA
- a CDS encoding DUF4136 domain-containing protein → MFRSLLMLPLLLMLAACQSTQVQRDFDPQRDFSAYRTWSWKEPALQYRPDDPRIKSDLTEQRIRSAVSEQLDQRGLRQAQSGAQPDLLVQAWFLVDERSQQYTTSSISGWGGPWHGFWGGPVMTDTRTIHYQVGTLQLDMYDADDGKLVWRGSAEQVLRDDPGSPQERAGMFRETVNKVLSQYPPR, encoded by the coding sequence ATGTTCCGTTCATTGCTGATGCTGCCTCTGCTGCTGATGCTGGCCGCCTGTCAGAGTACCCAGGTGCAACGCGATTTCGACCCGCAGCGTGATTTTTCCGCCTATCGGACCTGGAGCTGGAAAGAGCCCGCCCTGCAGTACCGACCAGACGATCCCCGCATCAAAAGCGACCTGACCGAGCAACGCATCCGCAGCGCCGTCAGCGAGCAGCTGGACCAACGCGGCCTGCGCCAGGCCCAGTCAGGCGCACAACCGGATCTCTTGGTGCAGGCCTGGTTTCTCGTCGATGAGCGCAGCCAGCAATACACCACCTCATCGATCAGTGGCTGGGGCGGCCCATGGCATGGGTTTTGGGGCGGGCCGGTGATGACTGACACCCGTACCATTCACTATCAGGTCGGCACCCTACAGCTGGATATGTATGACGCTGACGACGGCAAACTGGTCTGGCGCGGCAGTGCCGAACAGGTTCTGCGCGACGACCCGGGGAGCCCTCAGGAGCGGGCCGGGATGTTTCGTGAAACCGTCAATAAGGTTCTCTCGCAATATCCGCCGCGCTAG
- a CDS encoding DNA-binding protein, with translation MPIVTSTRPRWLPEVRPQVWALGMLAAGLLHTAATFHLDERVFYSLQSAWQESSLQTRSLWLPEYQVRVEAKPVATVGNNLSGLTFDEQRNQLWAVVNNPEELVAMDLNGEFIARYPLKGFIDVEAVTYLGDNLLAVAEERSQTIVILPVPSQPGELVREDYAAVSLSMGASDNSGFEGLGYDRAGDRLFAVKEHSPRKLYEIQGIKASLSGQLNLKVIDREAWIEDKDMASDLASVHFDERTGHLVLLSDEAKMMLELDGEGELVSFRSLWSGFAGLDKSVPQAEGMTFDERGDLYLVSEPNLFYAFERK, from the coding sequence ATGCCGATTGTTACCAGTACCCGCCCGCGTTGGTTACCCGAGGTTCGCCCGCAGGTCTGGGCGTTGGGAATGCTGGCTGCAGGTCTGCTGCACACAGCTGCCACCTTTCACCTCGATGAGCGGGTGTTCTATTCGCTGCAATCGGCTTGGCAGGAGAGCAGTCTCCAGACCCGCAGCCTCTGGTTGCCCGAGTACCAGGTGCGTGTCGAGGCTAAGCCGGTGGCGACCGTAGGTAACAACCTTTCCGGCTTGACCTTCGATGAGCAACGCAATCAGCTCTGGGCCGTGGTGAACAACCCGGAGGAGCTCGTCGCGATGGATCTCAATGGTGAATTCATCGCTCGCTATCCCTTGAAGGGGTTCATCGACGTCGAGGCCGTTACCTACCTGGGCGACAACCTGCTGGCAGTTGCCGAGGAGCGCAGCCAAACGATCGTGATCCTCCCGGTTCCCTCGCAGCCCGGTGAGCTGGTGCGTGAGGATTACGCGGCAGTCTCGCTGTCCATGGGCGCATCGGACAACTCGGGTTTCGAGGGGTTGGGCTACGACCGCGCGGGCGATCGACTGTTTGCGGTGAAAGAACACTCACCACGCAAGCTCTATGAGATCCAAGGCATCAAGGCCAGCCTCAGCGGACAACTGAACCTCAAGGTCATTGATCGTGAGGCATGGATCGAGGACAAGGACATGGCCAGCGACCTTGCCTCGGTGCACTTCGACGAGCGCACCGGTCATCTGGTACTGCTCAGCGATGAAGCGAAAATGATGCTCGAGCTCGATGGTGAGGGCGAGCTGGTCAGCTTCCGCTCGTTGTGGAGTGGCTTTGCCGGTCTCGACAAGAGCGTGCCTCAGGCCGAAGGCATGACCTTTGACGAGCGTGGCGATCTGTATCTGGTCAGCGAACCCAATCTGTTCTACGCCTTCGAGCGCAAGTAG